In one window of Mucilaginibacter auburnensis DNA:
- the metF gene encoding methylenetetrahydrofolate reductase [NAD(P)H]: MKITDHIAKANGKTLFSFELLPPMKGQGIQGIFNAIDPLMEFNPPFIDVTSSREEYVYKEHANGLLEKVSYRKRPGTVAVCAAIMNKYGVDAVPHLICGGFTKEETEYALIDLQFLGIENVLVLRGDARKTESSFVPTQGGHCYANELLEQVVNMNNGKYLHEDHEAVKSDFCIGVAGYPEKHFEAPNLKTDFKYLKQKIDAGADFIVTQMFYDNSKYMEFVKQCRENGINVPIIPGLKPITSSKQLINLPKIFHIDIPDELSDAVHACKSEADVKEVGIEWMINQCKELMKFGAPVMHFYTMGNPGPTKRIAQAIF; encoded by the coding sequence ATGAAGATAACAGACCACATAGCAAAAGCCAACGGCAAAACCTTATTCTCATTTGAACTATTACCGCCCATGAAAGGGCAGGGCATTCAGGGCATTTTCAATGCTATTGACCCTTTAATGGAATTTAATCCGCCGTTTATTGATGTTACCTCATCGCGCGAGGAATATGTTTATAAGGAGCATGCTAATGGCTTGCTGGAGAAGGTGAGCTACCGCAAGCGCCCCGGCACCGTGGCTGTTTGCGCCGCTATTATGAACAAGTATGGCGTTGATGCTGTGCCGCATTTAATTTGCGGCGGTTTTACCAAAGAAGAAACTGAATACGCTTTGATCGATCTGCAGTTTTTAGGTATAGAAAACGTTTTGGTGCTACGTGGCGATGCCCGTAAAACCGAATCTTCATTTGTGCCTACACAGGGCGGGCATTGCTATGCCAATGAGTTACTGGAGCAGGTAGTGAATATGAATAACGGCAAATATCTGCACGAAGACCATGAAGCGGTTAAATCTGATTTCTGTATAGGTGTGGCCGGTTATCCCGAGAAACATTTTGAAGCCCCCAACCTTAAAACAGACTTTAAATACTTAAAACAAAAAATCGATGCCGGCGCCGACTTCATCGTTACCCAAATGTTTTATGATAACAGTAAGTACATGGAGTTTGTAAAACAATGCCGTGAAAATGGTATCAACGTGCCAATCATTCCAGGGTTAAAGCCAATTACCTCGTCAAAGCAGTTAATTAATTTGCCTAAAATATTCCACATAGATATCCCTGATGAGCTAAGCGATGCAGTGCACGCCTGCAAATCAGAAGCTGACGTGAAAGAGGTAGGCATTGAATGGATGATCAACCAATGTAAAGAGCTGATGAAATTTGGTGCACCGGTTATGCACTTTTACACTATGGGTAACCCTGGCCCTACAAAGCGTATTGCGCAAGCTATTTTTTAG
- a CDS encoding sensor histidine kinase, translated as MKKGLQIFWHIFIWLSLISFFLFLVRNNARFTTQGILVIFGLYGLINISLFYLNYLVLIPRFLNKKQYALYAATVLVIIIGYGFAKYGVGLIFPNDVLMRSSHEPITFGSYFVSTLLSSSIFIFLSVVLKFSIDWFLNERIQRDLENQRLTAELAFLKSQINPHFLFNSLNSIYSLAYQHSENTPGAILKLSEIMRYMLYESNDNKVALEKELQYLQNYIDLQKIRFGDKAFIDFKIQGEVGDQRIVPLLLIAFIENAFKHGVANDAASAIKLLINIEDSRLYFYIKNKKHANNRDAAGGIGLGNVKRRLDLLYPGKYNLEIRDEIDSYTCELSLVL; from the coding sequence GTGAAAAAAGGCTTACAAATATTCTGGCACATATTTATCTGGCTTAGCCTTATCTCGTTTTTTTTGTTTTTGGTGCGTAATAACGCCCGGTTCACCACGCAGGGCATACTGGTTATTTTTGGTTTATACGGCCTTATCAACATTAGTTTATTTTACCTCAATTACCTGGTACTTATACCGCGCTTTTTAAATAAGAAGCAATATGCGCTTTATGCTGCCACAGTATTGGTCATCATAATAGGTTATGGTTTTGCCAAATATGGTGTGGGTTTAATTTTTCCTAATGATGTGTTGATGCGCAGCAGCCATGAGCCCATTACCTTTGGTTCATACTTCGTAAGCACCCTTTTAAGCAGCTCTATTTTTATTTTTTTGAGTGTGGTGCTGAAGTTCAGCATTGACTGGTTTTTGAATGAACGTATACAGCGCGACCTGGAAAATCAGCGCCTTACTGCCGAGCTGGCTTTTCTAAAATCGCAGATCAACCCGCATTTCCTGTTCAACTCTTTAAACAGTATCTATTCGCTGGCCTATCAGCACTCAGAGAACACGCCCGGAGCCATATTGAAGCTATCGGAAATTATGCGCTACATGCTTTATGAATCCAACGATAATAAAGTGGCGCTGGAGAAGGAACTGCAATACCTGCAAAACTATATTGACCTGCAAAAGATACGTTTTGGCGATAAGGCGTTTATTGATTTCAAAATTCAGGGCGAGGTGGGGGATCAGCGCATTGTGCCCCTGCTGCTTATTGCCTTTATTGAAAACGCTTTTAAACATGGTGTGGCTAATGATGCAGCTTCGGCCATTAAGCTGCTCATTAATATTGAAGACAGCCGCTTATACTTCTACATTAAAAATAAAAAGCACGCCAACAACCGCGATGCAGCCGGTGGTATTGGTTTAGGTAATGTTAAACGACGGCTTGACCTGCTTTATCCAGGTAAATATAATTTAGAGATACGCGACGAAATTGATAGTTACACTTGCGAATTATCCTTAGTTTTATAG
- a CDS encoding LytR/AlgR family response regulator transcription factor — protein sequence MIRCLVVDDEPLALNILEDYISKVPFLELVKATTNPIEALTKVQDGNIDLVFLDVQMPELTGIQFLKIANGKTKVILTTAYPQYALEGYELDVVDYLLKPIAFDRFYKAAQKAQGIIKPALSAPAEQTPHVQQQQQDFMSDFIFVKSEHKIQKVYLHDILFIEGLKDYISIFTDGERIITLQNMKKMEDTLPEKHFIRVHKSYIVALNKIDSIERSRIRIGDKIIPIGDTYRDDFFKIIDGKNV from the coding sequence ATGATACGATGTTTGGTAGTTGACGATGAGCCTTTGGCGTTGAACATTCTGGAAGATTACATCTCCAAAGTTCCTTTCCTTGAGCTGGTTAAGGCCACCACTAATCCTATTGAGGCTTTAACCAAAGTGCAGGATGGTAACATTGACCTTGTTTTTTTAGATGTGCAAATGCCGGAGCTAACGGGCATTCAGTTCCTCAAAATAGCCAACGGCAAAACCAAGGTTATTTTAACAACGGCCTATCCGCAATATGCTTTAGAAGGCTACGAACTTGACGTGGTTGATTACTTGCTAAAGCCTATAGCGTTCGATCGTTTTTATAAAGCCGCCCAAAAGGCACAGGGCATTATCAAACCGGCGCTTAGCGCACCTGCCGAGCAAACCCCGCATGTGCAACAGCAACAGCAGGACTTTATGAGCGATTTTATTTTTGTTAAAAGCGAACATAAAATACAAAAGGTATACCTCCACGACATTTTGTTTATTGAAGGCCTGAAAGATTATATTTCCATTTTTACAGACGGCGAGCGGATCATAACGCTCCAAAACATGAAAAAGATGGAAGACACCCTGCCCGAAAAGCATTTTATCAGGGTGCATAAATCATACATAGTAGCCCTCAATAAAATTGACAGTATTGAGCGCAGTCGCATCCGCATAGGAGACAAAATTATCCCCATCGGCGATACTTACCGGGATGACTTTTTTAAGATAATTGACGGGAAGAATGTGTGA
- a CDS encoding ABC transporter permease — MKGFILSLRSEFYKSRKTLGFWAAILLPFALILITAIGYYVKSNELKGVPGMISWMRLAGGTISVMGILLLPMFVIFIAYSVNNIEHKADTWKTLFSLPIGKWAVYSAKFFYGLNLVFISMMLFVVFTVTFGNLLGLIVPELKFTEYHMEWVLFQIYFKFFLSALGILSVQFLFSLIWSDFLKPMGLGFLLFVTSVIAVQKKWDYAYTLPYAHPLLAYESMFPRRSNLPPNQIVVDVFTQDVYISLAISAVVFIAGFYIVQKRSVK, encoded by the coding sequence ATGAAAGGATTTATATTATCGCTACGGTCTGAGTTTTACAAAAGCCGCAAAACCTTAGGTTTTTGGGCCGCTATATTATTACCCTTTGCGCTCATCCTTATCACAGCTATTGGTTACTATGTAAAAAGTAACGAGTTAAAGGGCGTGCCGGGCATGATATCGTGGATGCGTTTAGCAGGCGGTACCATTAGCGTGATGGGCATTTTGTTGTTGCCCATGTTTGTGATATTTATTGCGTACTCCGTAAATAATATTGAACATAAAGCCGATACCTGGAAAACCTTGTTCAGTTTACCTATTGGTAAATGGGCAGTATACTCCGCGAAGTTTTTTTATGGCTTAAATCTTGTTTTTATCAGCATGATGCTGTTTGTGGTATTTACCGTCACTTTTGGCAATTTGCTGGGTTTAATAGTGCCCGAGCTTAAATTTACCGAATACCACATGGAATGGGTGCTGTTCCAGATCTACTTTAAATTTTTCCTTTCAGCATTAGGCATACTGTCAGTCCAGTTTTTATTCAGCCTGATATGGAGCGACTTTTTAAAGCCGATGGGCCTTGGCTTTTTATTGTTTGTTACTTCGGTTATAGCTGTACAAAAAAAATGGGACTATGCTTATACGCTGCCTTATGCGCACCCTTTACTGGCGTATGAAAGCATGTTTCCGCGCAGATCTAACCTACCGCCAAATCAAATTGTGGTAGACGTTTTTACGCAGGATGTATACATCAGTTTAGCCATATCTGCCGTGGTTTTTATAGCGGGCTTTTATATTGTGCAGAAACGGAGTGTGAAGTAG
- a CDS encoding ABC transporter ATP-binding protein encodes MVIETTGLTFKFGSQTVVNSLSLQVPQGSIYGFLGPNGAGKTTTIKILLNLLQHQQGNIKIFGLDFATNRNKILSQIGSLIEQPAIYAHLTGRENLINRALLLQVNKSKVDQILELVQLTHAANKKAGNYSLGMKQRLGIGLALLADPKLLILDEPTNGLDPNGIIEIRELLKRLTREQGTTVFISSHLLAEVERMATHVGIINKGEMLFQGEIRSLETLSQPMLRIETNNTVDAANLLTRNGCLVQEVNDDHLTIAFTSKEDAGEVNALLNSNNILVYSIYKVQKDLENLFLSITQNQAV; translated from the coding sequence ATGGTAATTGAAACTACCGGCTTAACATTTAAGTTCGGCAGTCAAACCGTTGTCAACTCCTTATCTCTTCAAGTTCCGCAAGGAAGTATATATGGTTTTCTCGGGCCCAATGGCGCCGGGAAAACCACTACCATTAAAATTCTGCTTAATCTGCTTCAGCATCAGCAAGGAAACATCAAAATATTCGGGTTAGATTTTGCAACTAACCGCAATAAAATACTCTCGCAAATAGGCTCATTAATTGAGCAGCCTGCCATTTACGCGCATTTAACCGGCAGAGAGAACTTAATTAACCGCGCACTGCTTCTACAAGTTAATAAAAGTAAAGTTGACCAGATATTGGAGCTGGTTCAGCTTACCCATGCCGCTAACAAAAAGGCAGGCAATTATTCATTAGGTATGAAGCAACGTTTGGGTATTGGTCTGGCACTGCTGGCCGACCCCAAACTGCTTATTTTAGACGAACCCACCAACGGCTTGGACCCCAACGGTATTATTGAAATACGCGAACTGCTAAAACGTCTTACCAGAGAGCAGGGCACAACAGTTTTTATATCCAGCCACTTATTGGCCGAGGTGGAGCGCATGGCTACCCATGTAGGCATAATTAACAAAGGTGAGATGTTGTTTCAGGGCGAGATAAGATCGCTTGAAACCCTGAGCCAACCCATGCTGCGTATTGAGACCAATAACACGGTTGACGCCGCTAACCTGCTTACCCGCAATGGCTGCCTGGTGCAGGAGGTGAATGATGATCACTTAACCATAGCCTTTACATCCAAAGAAGATGCAGGCGAGGTAAATGCCCTGCTTAACAGCAATAATATTTTGGTTTACAGTATTTACAAGGTGCAAAAAGACCTGGAAAATTTATTTTTAAGCATCACACAAAATCAGGCAGTATGA